In one window of Candidatus Caldatribacterium sp. DNA:
- a CDS encoding septum formation initiator family protein translates to MVLFTFALFFFAPRFSAKVVEYVRFSRELEELTQKEAEIRAEIEYLAKERKYLEEDWYIEKLAREKLKLVKPGEILVRVVKPGEE, encoded by the coding sequence ATCGTACTCTTCACCTTCGCACTCTTCTTCTTTGCCCCTCGCTTCAGCGCGAAGGTGGTTGAGTACGTCCGCTTTTCCCGGGAGCTTGAGGAGCTGACACAGAAAGAGGCGGAGATCCGGGCCGAAATCGAGTACCTCGCTAAGGAGCGGAAGTACCTCGAAGAGGACTGGTACATTGAGAAGCTCGCCCGGGAAAAGCTCAAGCTCGTCAAGCCAGGGGAGATTCTCGTGCGTGTCGTCAAGCCCGGGGAGGAGTAG